TTCGCTGACACAATGGTCAAGGTACCGGATCAGGTGATCAAAATAGCCGTCGATGTTGAAAAGCGCAAGCGGCTTTTTGACGATTTCGAGCTGCGACCAGGAGAGTATTTCAGCCAGTTCATCGAGTGTGCCCAAGCCGCCGGGCAAAGCTATAAAGGCATCCGACAGCCCGGTGATGGTGGTCTTGCGATCATGCATCGAGTTGACAATATGAATCTCGTTAAGACCTGTGTGGGCGATTTCTTTGCTGACCAGAATATGTGGCATGACACCTATGGCATATCCGCCATGTTCAAGTGTGCTGTCGGCAAGGATCTTCATCAGCCCGATATTGGCGCCGCCATAGACTAACCGGATACCTTTTACGGCCAGCAGCCTGCCGAGTTCAGCGGTATGTTTCTTGTACACACCGTTACGGCCCATGCTGGATCCACAAAAGACGCCGATGCTTTTCATAACCGGATATGTTATCTGCACAAAATTAAAAATAATTCCTACAGAGTCCCATCGGGACGACATTTAATAGAAAAATGAAAAATTTCCAATAGAGTCCCATCGGGACGAAATTCAATAGAAAAACGAAAAATATTCCTAATTTTGAAATGTTGCATCATCAATCAATCGGGATATGAAGTTGAACGAGGCGAAGCCGAGTGAAATCCCGACGAAAGTCGGGAGATGAAAAATGAAAAATGAAAAATGAAGAATAAACATGAATACATTATATCCGTTAAAATTCAAGCCAATATATAAAGACAAGATCTGGGGAGGGCAGAAGATCAGGACTGTGCTGGGCATGGATTTTTCACCGCTGCCCAACTGTGGCGAAGTGTGGGTTCTTTCAGGTTATGAAGGCAGCCAGAGCATCGTCGACAATGGATTTCTGGCAGGAAATGAACTCAATGAGCTGGTGGAGGTATACATGGATGATCTGGTGGGTGGTAATGCTTTCGAGAGATTTGGCAACGAATTCCCCATCCTGATCAAATTCATCAATTCGAACGATTATCTCTCCGTACAGGTGCATCCCGATGATGAGATTGCAGCCCTGCGGCATGACAGCCAGGGTAAGAATGAAATGTGGTATATCGTCCAGGCCGATGAAGGTTCCGAGCTCATCTCAGGATTTAACCGCAAGATCGACAGGGACGTTTTTGTCAGATATCTCAAAGAAAAAAATCTGAAAAAAATTCTCAATGTTGAGAAAGTGCTTAAAGGAGATGTGTTCTTTATTCCCACCGGACGGATACACTCACTTGGCCCGGGCATTCTTTTAACAGAGATTCAGCAGACTTCCGACCTGACCTACCGCGTTTATGACTGGGACCGCGTTGATGAAAAGGGAAAATCACGTGAATTGCATATTGTACAGGCTCTCGACGCCATGGATTATAATTTTTACAAGGATTATAAAACCTCTTACGTCAAACAACTTAATCGTACCGTGCAACTGGTAAAAAGTCCCTGGTTCAGCACAAACCTTCTCCATATTGACCGGCCTATTGGCAAAGATTTTAATGCCATTGATTCATTTGTAATCTATCTCTGCATAAAAGGAGATGTGAACATCCATTACACCGGTGGCATGGAAAATCTGAAGATGGGCGAGACCGTGCTGATCCCTGCAGCCATCGCATCCGAGATAACCCTGTTTCCCAGAATTGAATCAAAACTCATCGAGGTATATATTG
This sequence is a window from Bacteroidota bacterium. Protein-coding genes within it:
- a CDS encoding TIGR00730 family Rossman fold protein; the encoded protein is MKSIGVFCGSSMGRNGVYKKHTAELGRLLAVKGIRLVYGGANIGLMKILADSTLEHGGYAIGVMPHILVSKEIAHTGLNEIHIVNSMHDRKTTITGLSDAFIALPGGLGTLDELAEILSWSQLEIVKKPLALFNIDGYFDHLIRYLDHCVSERFLRTEHRNNLIIDDDASRLLEKLETYKPVMVDSKWVDELKHIL
- a CDS encoding mannose-6-phosphate isomerase: MNTLYPLKFKPIYKDKIWGGQKIRTVLGMDFSPLPNCGEVWVLSGYEGSQSIVDNGFLAGNELNELVEVYMDDLVGGNAFERFGNEFPILIKFINSNDYLSVQVHPDDEIAALRHDSQGKNEMWYIVQADEGSELISGFNRKIDRDVFVRYLKEKNLKKILNVEKVLKGDVFFIPTGRIHSLGPGILLTEIQQTSDLTYRVYDWDRVDEKGKSRELHIVQALDAMDYNFYKDYKTSYVKQLNRTVQLVKSPWFSTNLLHIDRPIGKDFNAIDSFVIYLCIKGDVNIHYTGGMENLKMGETVLIPAAIASEITLFPRIESKLIEVYIEQ